The proteins below come from a single Stutzerimonas stutzeri RCH2 genomic window:
- a CDS encoding bifunctional sugar phosphate isomerase/epimerase/4-hydroxyphenylpyruvate dioxygenase family protein, whose product MKRSIATVSLSGTLPEKLEAAAAAGFDGIELFENDLLYHSGSPLDVRRRCEELGLAVTLFQPFRDFEGCPRERLQRNLDRAERKFDLMQELGAELMLLCSNVQADALGDRETLLGDLGLIAERAGARGLRVGYEALAWGRHVKTWRDVWTLVQQVDHPALGVILDSFHTLALGDDPSGIVEIPGERIFFVQLADAPVLAMDVLEWSRHFRCFPGQGEFDLAGFLAPVLQAGYSGPLSLEVFNDGFRAAPPRGIAADGLRALRHLEEKTGQRLSASAPSAAVVPSLFTAPAAPRYEGIDFLEFAVDEPHAVRLGSWLQQLGFAHVGQHRSKDVQLFRQGEINIVLNAEPYSFAHNYFEAHGPSVCAMALKIDDEASALARACAFGGQPYRGLIGPNERQIPAVRAPDGGLIYLLESGAPGQSNYDIDFRLHAVTPAGAGLQRIDHMATALPAESLASWVLFYRSLFDFEADDELLLPDPYGLMKCRAMRSPCGRVRLPLNTSQDRDTVIAQALSSYRGAGVHHVAFACDDIFAEVARAQAAGVPLLQIPRNYYDDLAARFDFDDSLLAELARYNVLYDRDAEGGELFHVYTEPFEGRFFFEILQRCNGYAGYGTPNVAVRLAAMAKQCRRTAPAATALASAS is encoded by the coding sequence ATGAAGCGCTCCATCGCCACCGTGTCTCTCAGCGGTACTCTGCCGGAAAAGCTCGAGGCCGCAGCGGCCGCGGGGTTCGACGGTATCGAACTGTTCGAGAACGATCTGCTGTACCACTCCGGCAGCCCGCTGGACGTCCGCCGGCGCTGCGAGGAGCTGGGGCTGGCCGTGACGCTGTTCCAGCCATTCCGAGACTTCGAGGGCTGCCCGCGCGAGCGGCTGCAGCGCAATCTCGACCGTGCCGAACGCAAGTTCGATCTGATGCAGGAACTTGGCGCCGAGCTGATGCTGTTGTGCAGCAACGTGCAGGCCGATGCGCTGGGCGATCGCGAGACGCTGCTCGGCGACCTCGGCCTCATCGCCGAGCGGGCTGGCGCACGTGGTCTGCGGGTCGGCTACGAGGCGCTGGCCTGGGGTCGCCACGTGAAGACCTGGCGTGATGTCTGGACGCTGGTGCAGCAGGTCGACCATCCGGCACTGGGCGTGATTCTCGACAGCTTCCATACCCTGGCCCTGGGCGACGATCCGAGCGGTATCGTCGAGATTCCCGGTGAGCGGATCTTCTTCGTGCAGCTGGCTGATGCGCCGGTGCTGGCCATGGACGTGCTGGAGTGGAGCCGGCATTTCCGCTGCTTCCCCGGCCAGGGCGAGTTCGATCTGGCGGGCTTCCTCGCGCCGGTGCTGCAGGCCGGCTACAGCGGTCCGTTGTCGTTGGAGGTATTCAACGACGGCTTCCGTGCCGCACCGCCGCGTGGCATCGCGGCCGATGGCTTGCGTGCGCTGCGGCACCTGGAAGAAAAGACCGGCCAGCGACTGAGCGCTTCGGCGCCGTCCGCAGCCGTCGTACCGTCGCTGTTCACGGCGCCAGCGGCACCGCGCTACGAGGGCATCGATTTTCTCGAGTTCGCGGTGGACGAACCGCACGCGGTGCGCCTCGGCAGTTGGCTGCAGCAGCTCGGCTTTGCCCACGTCGGCCAGCACCGCTCGAAAGATGTGCAGCTGTTTCGTCAGGGCGAAATCAACATCGTGCTCAACGCTGAACCCTATTCCTTCGCGCACAACTACTTCGAGGCACACGGTCCTTCGGTGTGCGCCATGGCGCTGAAGATCGATGACGAAGCATCGGCGCTGGCGCGTGCCTGCGCCTTCGGCGGGCAGCCCTATCGCGGGCTTATCGGGCCGAACGAGCGGCAGATTCCGGCGGTGCGCGCGCCGGACGGCGGACTGATCTACCTGCTCGAATCCGGGGCGCCAGGACAGAGCAACTACGATATCGATTTCCGCCTGCACGCCGTGACCCCAGCGGGCGCCGGCCTGCAGCGGATCGATCACATGGCCACCGCACTGCCGGCCGAGAGCCTGGCCAGCTGGGTGCTGTTCTACCGTAGCCTGTTCGATTTCGAGGCCGACGACGAGCTGCTGCTGCCCGATCCCTATGGCCTGATGAAATGCCGTGCCATGCGCAGCCCTTGCGGCCGGGTCCGCCTGCCGCTGAACACGTCGCAGGATCGCGACACGGTGATCGCCCAGGCGCTATCCAGCTACCGCGGCGCCGGCGTGCACCATGTGGCGTTCGCCTGTGACGACATCTTTGCCGAGGTGGCCCGCGCACAGGCGGCCGGCGTGCCGCTGTTGCAGATTCCGCGCAACTATTACGACGATCTGGCCGCGCGTTTCGACTTCGATGACTCGCTGCTCGCCGAACTGGCGCGCTACAACGTGCTGTACGACCGCGACGCCGAGGGTGGCGAGCTGTTCCACGTCTATACCGAGCCGTTCGAGGGGCGCTTCTTCTTCGAGATTCTGCAGCGCTGCAACGGCTACGCCGGCTACGGCACGCCCAACGTGGCGGTACGCCTGGCCGCCATGGCCAAGCAGTGTCGCCGCACTGCGCCCGCCGCGACCGCTCTGGCCAGCGCCTCCTGA
- a CDS encoding dicarboxylate/amino acid:cation symporter, with the protein MTQSTTLSAPLRLLVRLPLWQQILIGLALGVAAGMAFGADAQLLAPIGTLFLNAIKMLIVPLVFVSLVAGITSMQDSAKLGRISLKTIAIYLVTTAFAVSIGLLFGALFSPGEGMNMVASGNEQAKQAPSLVSILVGLVPANPVTAFAEGNILQIIVFAIALGVSINLIGERGAPAVRLFDALAETFYKLTDLVMRVAPIGVFALTAGVVGSHGAEVLLPLAGVIGVIYLASIAHVLLVYGGLLGLLARLNPLRFFQGIAPALAVAFSTSSSSGTLPVSIECARKNLGVSEGVAGFVLPVGATINMDGTAIYQGVLALFIAQAFGIDLSAGQYAMIILTATLASIGTAGIPGAGLIMLGLVLTAAGLPLEGVALIAGIDRILDMARTTVNVAGDLMTTTLVGRSEQELDRAIYDSSNKE; encoded by the coding sequence ATGACTCAGAGTACGACCCTCTCCGCTCCCCTGCGCCTGCTCGTCCGCCTGCCGCTCTGGCAGCAGATCCTCATTGGCCTCGCCCTCGGCGTCGCCGCCGGCATGGCCTTCGGCGCAGACGCGCAGCTGCTGGCACCCATCGGCACGCTGTTTCTCAATGCGATCAAGATGCTCATCGTGCCGCTGGTGTTCGTCTCGCTGGTGGCCGGCATCACCTCGATGCAGGACAGCGCCAAGCTTGGCCGTATCAGCCTGAAAACCATCGCCATCTATCTGGTGACCACCGCCTTCGCGGTCAGCATCGGCCTGCTGTTCGGCGCGCTGTTCAGCCCCGGCGAAGGGATGAACATGGTCGCCAGTGGCAACGAACAGGCCAAGCAGGCGCCCTCGCTGGTGTCGATCCTGGTCGGCCTGGTGCCGGCCAATCCGGTCACCGCCTTTGCCGAAGGCAACATCCTGCAGATCATCGTTTTCGCTATCGCGCTGGGCGTGAGCATCAACCTGATCGGCGAGCGCGGCGCGCCGGCGGTGCGCCTGTTCGATGCGCTGGCCGAAACCTTCTACAAGCTCACCGACCTGGTGATGCGCGTCGCGCCCATCGGCGTCTTCGCGCTGACCGCCGGCGTGGTCGGCAGCCATGGTGCAGAAGTGCTGCTGCCGCTGGCGGGTGTGATCGGCGTGATCTACCTGGCCAGCATCGCCCATGTACTGCTGGTCTACGGCGGCCTGCTCGGCCTGCTGGCGCGGCTCAACCCGCTGCGTTTCTTCCAGGGCATCGCCCCGGCGCTGGCGGTCGCGTTCAGCACTTCCAGCAGCTCCGGCACGCTGCCGGTGTCCATCGAATGCGCACGCAAGAACCTCGGCGTATCGGAAGGTGTGGCCGGCTTCGTGCTGCCGGTGGGCGCGACCATCAACATGGACGGCACCGCGATCTATCAGGGCGTGCTCGCGCTGTTCATCGCCCAGGCCTTCGGCATCGACCTCAGTGCCGGGCAGTACGCGATGATCATCCTCACCGCGACGCTGGCGTCGATCGGCACCGCCGGCATCCCCGGCGCCGGGCTGATCATGCTCGGGCTGGTGCTCACCGCCGCCGGCCTGCCGCTCGAAGGCGTGGCGCTGATCGCCGGTATCGACCGCATCCTCGACATGGCCCGCACCACGGTGAACGTCGCCGGCGACCTGATGACCACCACGCTGGTCGGTCGCAGCGAACAGGAACTCGACCGAGCGATCTACGACAGCAGCAACAAGGAGTGA
- a CDS encoding aspartate ammonia-lyase, translated as MSEVASSRVEKDLLGTLPVPSDAYYGIQTLRALHNFRLSGVPLSHYPKLIVALAMVKQAAADANRELGYLPETKHVAISQGCARLIRGEFHEQFVVDMIQGGAGTSTNMNANEVIANLGLEAMGHAKGEYQYLHPNNDVNMAQSTNDAYPTAIRLGLLLGHDTLLASLESLCQSLTGKGHAFAHVLKMGRTQLQDAVPMTLGQEFHAFATTLGEDLQHLRGFAPQLLLEVNLGGTAIGTGINADPRYQAIAVQRLAQISGQPLRQAADLIEATSDMGSFVLFSGMLKRLAVKLSKICNDLRLLSSGPRTGFNEINLPPRQPGSSIMPGKVNPVIPEAVNQVAFEVIGNDLALTMAAEGGQLQLNVMEPLIAYKLFDSIRLLQRAMDMLREHCIEGITANEDRCRELMESSIGLITALNPYIGYDNSTRLAREALLGGRSVLELVREERLLDDAMLAEILRPENMIAPRLAPLAV; from the coding sequence ATGTCCGAAGTTGCATCATCGCGAGTCGAAAAAGACCTGCTTGGCACCCTCCCCGTTCCTTCCGACGCCTATTACGGCATCCAGACCCTGCGCGCACTGCACAACTTCCGCCTCTCCGGCGTGCCGCTGTCGCATTACCCCAAACTGATCGTCGCTCTGGCGATGGTCAAGCAGGCGGCGGCAGACGCCAACCGCGAGCTGGGCTACCTGCCCGAGACCAAGCACGTGGCGATCAGCCAGGGCTGTGCGCGGCTGATCCGCGGCGAATTCCACGAGCAGTTCGTAGTGGACATGATCCAGGGCGGCGCCGGCACTTCGACCAACATGAATGCCAACGAGGTGATCGCCAACCTCGGCCTGGAAGCCATGGGCCACGCCAAAGGCGAGTACCAGTACTTGCACCCGAACAACGACGTGAACATGGCGCAGTCGACCAACGACGCCTACCCCACCGCGATCCGCCTCGGCCTGCTGCTCGGCCACGACACCCTTCTGGCCAGCCTGGAAAGCCTCTGCCAGTCGCTGACCGGCAAGGGCCATGCCTTCGCCCACGTGCTGAAGATGGGCCGTACCCAGCTGCAGGACGCCGTGCCGATGACCCTCGGCCAGGAATTCCACGCCTTCGCCACCACCCTCGGCGAGGACCTGCAGCATCTGCGCGGTTTCGCCCCGCAACTGCTGCTGGAAGTGAACCTCGGCGGCACCGCGATCGGCACCGGCATCAATGCCGACCCGCGCTACCAAGCCATCGCCGTGCAGCGCCTGGCCCAGATCAGCGGCCAGCCGCTGCGCCAGGCCGCGGACCTGATCGAAGCCACGTCGGACATGGGCTCGTTCGTGCTGTTCTCCGGCATGCTCAAGCGCCTGGCGGTGAAGCTGTCGAAGATCTGCAACGACCTGCGCCTGCTCTCCAGCGGCCCGCGCACCGGCTTTAACGAGATCAACCTGCCACCGCGCCAGCCGGGCAGCTCGATCATGCCGGGCAAGGTCAATCCGGTGATTCCGGAAGCGGTCAACCAGGTCGCCTTCGAAGTGATCGGCAACGACCTGGCGCTGACCATGGCGGCCGAAGGCGGGCAGCTGCAGCTCAACGTCATGGAGCCGCTGATTGCCTACAAGCTGTTCGATTCGATCCGTCTACTGCAGCGCGCCATGGACATGCTGCGCGAGCATTGCATCGAAGGCATCACCGCCAACGAAGACCGTTGCCGCGAGCTGATGGAAAGCTCCATCGGCCTGATCACCGCGCTGAACCCCTACATCGGCTACGACAACAGCACCCGCCTGGCCCGCGAGGCGCTGCTCGGCGGCCGCAGCGTGCTGGAGCTGGTGCGCGAAGAGCGGTTGCTGGACGACGCCATGCTGGCCGAGATCCTGCGCCCGGAAAACATGATCGCGCCACGCCTGGCACCGCTGGCGGTCTGA
- a CDS encoding AMP-binding protein: MNHDSDATVPATDAVFAIPDPATGSIAPVTLHAALTRIAQGAPDRLAVLSTRFAPLDHRGLQQMIEQTRRQLRLAGFGRDARIGVLLPEAPQAAVAIIAIACSAVAVPLDPRLGPAELDQFLKQLPLDALLIGSDGDQQGRAAAERHGLTLISAEAAEDGTPALLLDMPVAAQPAADELPLPDAPAFILRSSGTTALPKLIPFTHRNMLTAARKWQRWFGLDAGDRCLCVSAPYYSHGLKVTILTPLLAGGSVAFPLSPAVVDLHEWFEALRPSWYSAGPALHRAVLEAATTHPEGLGAHRPRFASSGGAPLGQDIIDAFEQAMGFPLLEHYGSSEAAQIAVNTPGERKNGSVGRPWPETLSIVDEDGLPVPTGQRGEIRVRGATVMPGYLGDPALNEVLREGWFHTGDIGSLDEHGFLYLHGRLREVINRGGEKVSLPEVDAALLRHPAVADAAAFAVPHPRLGQDVAAAVVLHPQMSVSPSELQNFLRGELVYFKVPRRVQVVDALPRGLTGKVLRHHLADAYVEQRSERARQAEASEAASPLEQQVLALWRRLLKTEAVGPQDNFLDCGGDSLLATEMLTELEQMLGRVIPESVLVEAETARELAERLENLAAHVIPVIDFNAQPGRTALFWFHGDFAHGGYYIRRLARLLGSQQPLTAIAPHGMGDEPIPESVQQMARERLPLILERQPEGPYRIGGYCNGALVAFEAARLLVEAGHRVEIVALIDPPTANVRPWSRAILRTLDRVLPDSYLARAYEALSRFGETSKWPYPKRLANLAWKLTHRGTRMVQQRLAGEVAPPPTARDREVRVRFLQYSLVMARYLPQRIDAPVVYFSADYTSRAWRNMGASFESYDVLGGHHRCVKDYTASIATPLRALLEDSAAPMPAQSGLRLPLTDPVKRDGLVP; the protein is encoded by the coding sequence GTGAACCACGACTCCGACGCCACCGTGCCCGCTACGGACGCGGTCTTTGCTATACCCGACCCGGCGACCGGCAGCATCGCGCCCGTCACGCTGCATGCCGCGCTGACCCGAATTGCGCAAGGCGCGCCCGATCGACTGGCGGTGCTTTCGACCCGCTTCGCGCCGCTGGACCATCGCGGCCTGCAGCAGATGATCGAGCAGACCCGTCGCCAGTTGCGCCTGGCCGGCTTCGGCCGCGATGCGCGGATCGGTGTATTGCTGCCGGAAGCCCCGCAGGCGGCGGTCGCGATCATTGCCATCGCCTGTTCGGCGGTTGCCGTACCGCTCGATCCGCGCCTCGGCCCGGCCGAGCTGGACCAGTTTCTCAAGCAGTTGCCGCTCGATGCCCTGCTGATCGGCAGCGATGGCGATCAGCAGGGCCGAGCCGCAGCCGAGCGCCATGGGCTGACGCTGATCAGCGCCGAAGCGGCCGAAGACGGCACGCCGGCGTTGCTGCTCGACATGCCGGTCGCCGCGCAGCCGGCCGCCGACGAGCTGCCGCTGCCTGACGCTCCGGCATTCATCCTGCGCAGCTCCGGCACCACCGCCCTGCCCAAGCTGATTCCCTTCACCCATCGCAACATGCTGACCGCTGCGCGCAAGTGGCAGCGCTGGTTCGGCCTGGATGCCGGCGACCGCTGCCTGTGCGTGTCGGCGCCCTATTATTCCCACGGGCTGAAGGTCACCATCCTGACACCCTTGCTCGCAGGCGGCAGTGTCGCCTTTCCGCTCAGCCCTGCGGTGGTGGACCTGCACGAGTGGTTCGAAGCCCTGCGCCCGAGCTGGTATTCCGCCGGCCCGGCGCTGCATCGCGCAGTCCTCGAGGCCGCCACTACCCATCCCGAAGGCCTTGGCGCGCACCGACCGCGCTTCGCCTCTTCCGGCGGCGCGCCGCTGGGACAGGACATCATCGACGCCTTCGAGCAGGCCATGGGCTTCCCGCTGCTGGAGCATTACGGTTCCAGCGAGGCAGCGCAGATCGCCGTCAATACCCCCGGGGAGCGCAAGAATGGCAGCGTAGGCCGACCCTGGCCGGAAACGCTGAGCATCGTCGATGAGGATGGCCTGCCGGTGCCGACCGGCCAGCGCGGTGAAATCCGCGTCCGCGGCGCAACGGTCATGCCCGGCTATCTCGGCGATCCCGCGCTGAATGAGGTGCTGCGAGAGGGTTGGTTCCACACCGGCGACATCGGCAGCCTCGACGAGCACGGCTTCCTCTACCTGCACGGGCGCCTGCGCGAAGTCATCAACCGCGGTGGTGAAAAGGTCAGCCTGCCGGAAGTCGACGCCGCCTTGCTGCGCCATCCGGCGGTGGCGGATGCCGCCGCGTTCGCCGTGCCGCATCCGCGTCTCGGCCAGGACGTAGCCGCGGCGGTCGTGCTGCATCCGCAGATGAGCGTCTCGCCCAGTGAATTGCAGAACTTCCTGCGTGGTGAGCTGGTGTATTTCAAGGTGCCGCGGCGCGTACAGGTCGTCGACGCCTTGCCGCGCGGGCTGACGGGCAAGGTACTGCGCCATCACCTGGCGGATGCGTATGTCGAGCAGCGCAGCGAGCGAGCCCGTCAGGCCGAGGCCAGCGAGGCCGCCTCGCCGCTGGAGCAGCAAGTGCTGGCGCTCTGGCGCCGCCTGCTGAAAACCGAAGCGGTAGGCCCGCAGGACAACTTCCTCGATTGCGGCGGCGATTCGCTGCTGGCCACCGAGATGCTGACCGAACTGGAGCAGATGCTCGGCCGGGTGATTCCCGAGTCAGTACTGGTGGAGGCCGAGACCGCACGTGAGCTGGCCGAGCGCCTGGAAAATCTCGCGGCGCACGTCATCCCCGTCATCGACTTTAACGCGCAGCCGGGGCGGACGGCGTTGTTCTGGTTCCACGGCGATTTCGCCCATGGCGGTTACTACATCCGCCGCCTGGCCAGGCTGCTCGGCTCTCAGCAGCCGCTGACCGCCATTGCGCCGCACGGCATGGGCGACGAGCCGATTCCCGAATCGGTGCAACAGATGGCCCGCGAGCGCCTGCCGCTGATCCTCGAGCGTCAGCCCGAAGGGCCGTATCGCATTGGCGGCTACTGCAACGGCGCGCTGGTGGCCTTCGAAGCGGCTCGCCTGCTCGTGGAAGCCGGACACCGCGTGGAAATCGTCGCGCTGATCGACCCGCCCACCGCCAATGTGCGGCCCTGGTCGCGAGCGATCCTGCGCACCCTCGACCGCGTGTTGCCGGATAGCTATCTCGCCCGTGCCTACGAGGCGCTGAGCCGCTTCGGCGAAACCAGCAAATGGCCCTACCCGAAGCGCCTGGCCAACCTGGCCTGGAAGCTCACGCACCGCGGTACGCGCATGGTGCAGCAGCGGCTGGCCGGCGAGGTGGCACCGCCCCCCACGGCGCGGGACCGCGAAGTGCGCGTGCGCTTCCTGCAGTACTCGCTGGTGATGGCGCGCTACCTGCCGCAGCGCATCGATGCGCCGGTGGTCTATTTCTCTGCCGATTACACCAGCCGGGCCTGGCGCAACATGGGCGCGAGCTTCGAAAGCTACGACGTCCTCGGCGGTCACCACCGCTGCGTCAAGGATTACACCGCCTCGATCGCCACTCCGCTGCGCGCACTGCTGGAGGATTCGGCAGCGCCGATGCCAGCCCAGAGCGGTCTGAGGCTGCCGCTGACCGATCCGGTCAAGCGTGACGGCCTGGTGCCCTGA
- a CDS encoding sensor histidine kinase, with amino-acid sequence MPIPKPIGLRQWIWRAFVRSALIPLVLVETALIAIYLLTNGAIRDAQIDHLRQTALNDLQASASLESRLISEQLAQVGSLTQLYRNLTAQALQGGDPVALPELALSADGVRYSPDDDGGAAVFYSGATPAEQHDLQKIARLRQLEPLMKEIEARNPLIASLYFNSWDSFNHIYPWFFTLDQYPADMDIPRYNFYYLADAEHNPSRGVVWTDVYLDPAGHGWMMSAIAPVYRDDFLEGVVGIDITVSVILDQIGQLQVPWGGYAMLVSDDLTIMALPEPGEDDFGLAELTDHSYQQAIRSEMFKPEDFQLDSRAETAELAAAISSTSNGVQQVMLGGRPQLVAWTTVAQTGWHLLAVVDETAVFRQTNILASRYQQIGYLLIAGLVLFYIGFFAVMWLRARQLSQALLAPIAGISRMLGDIGLGRWRPEPVRAQIRELDEMSRHTQDIGSRLSHSESERWEAQRRLELVLESATESLWEYDIPNHTLRVRGSMLGRFGLPTGQLSDREFRQRIHPDDLPQAVAQVERIQQGLQQRYEAEYRFADALGEYHWLLSRGRVLEQDPETGMARVLAGTHVDIDALKRVEAELRAATLQAQAASEAKGRLLSGISHELRTPLNAILGFAQLMRMDCDDSSQSEAAEYLDEILLASRHLNQLLGEILEWSSLQKERPQLELQPVDVCSLMRECAELIALEVQQRGLQLDLSLPDDGLLVLAEPRRLRQVLLNLLSNAMKYNVPNGHISLRAETSPGHVRILVEDTGLGIDQAQQAQVFEPFQRLGRENSMIQGTGIGLSLCLEFARLMNGQLGLHSEPGVGSRFWIELPRVAPLQPQ; translated from the coding sequence GTGCCCATCCCAAAACCAATCGGCTTGCGTCAATGGATCTGGCGAGCCTTCGTTCGCAGCGCGCTGATTCCGCTGGTCTTGGTGGAAACCGCGCTGATCGCGATCTATCTGCTGACCAACGGCGCGATCCGCGACGCGCAGATCGACCATCTACGCCAGACCGCGCTCAATGACCTGCAGGCCTCGGCCAGCCTGGAGTCGCGCCTGATCAGCGAGCAGCTTGCCCAGGTCGGCTCGCTGACCCAGCTGTATCGCAACCTCACTGCTCAGGCGCTGCAGGGTGGCGACCCGGTCGCGCTGCCGGAGCTGGCACTGAGCGCCGACGGCGTGCGCTACAGCCCCGACGACGATGGCGGCGCAGCGGTGTTCTACTCCGGTGCGACGCCGGCTGAGCAGCATGATCTGCAGAAGATCGCCAGGCTGCGCCAGCTGGAGCCGTTGATGAAGGAGATCGAGGCGCGCAATCCGTTGATTGCCAGCCTGTATTTCAACAGCTGGGACAGCTTCAACCACATCTATCCATGGTTCTTCACCCTCGATCAGTACCCGGCGGATATGGATATTCCTCGGTACAACTTCTATTACCTGGCTGACGCCGAGCACAACCCGTCACGCGGCGTGGTGTGGACCGATGTCTACCTCGATCCGGCCGGTCATGGCTGGATGATGTCGGCGATTGCGCCGGTCTACCGTGATGACTTCCTCGAAGGGGTGGTCGGTATCGACATCACCGTCAGCGTCATCCTCGATCAGATCGGTCAGCTGCAGGTGCCCTGGGGTGGCTATGCCATGCTGGTCAGCGATGACCTGACGATCATGGCGCTGCCGGAGCCGGGCGAGGATGATTTCGGCCTCGCCGAGCTGACCGATCATTCCTACCAGCAGGCGATCCGCAGCGAGATGTTCAAGCCGGAAGATTTCCAGCTCGACAGCCGGGCTGAAACCGCGGAACTGGCCGCCGCCATTTCCAGCACCAGCAACGGCGTGCAACAGGTGATGCTCGGTGGCCGCCCGCAGCTGGTGGCCTGGACCACCGTGGCGCAGACCGGCTGGCATCTGCTGGCGGTGGTGGACGAAACGGCGGTGTTTCGTCAGACCAATATCCTGGCCAGCCGCTACCAGCAAATCGGTTATCTGCTGATCGCCGGCCTGGTGCTGTTCTACATCGGCTTCTTTGCCGTCATGTGGCTGCGCGCGCGGCAGCTTAGCCAGGCACTGCTGGCGCCTATCGCCGGCATCTCGCGGATGCTCGGCGATATCGGCTTGGGCCGCTGGCGTCCAGAGCCGGTGCGTGCGCAGATCCGCGAGCTCGACGAGATGTCTCGCCACACTCAGGACATCGGCAGCCGTCTGTCCCACAGTGAGTCCGAGCGCTGGGAAGCGCAACGGCGGCTGGAGCTGGTGCTGGAGAGCGCGACCGAGAGTCTCTGGGAATACGATATTCCCAATCACACGCTGCGCGTGCGAGGCAGCATGCTGGGCCGCTTCGGTCTGCCCACCGGCCAGCTCAGCGACCGCGAGTTCCGCCAGCGCATCCATCCGGACGACCTACCCCAGGCGGTGGCGCAGGTTGAGCGGATACAGCAGGGTCTGCAGCAGCGCTACGAAGCTGAATACCGTTTTGCCGATGCGCTAGGCGAGTACCACTGGCTGCTCAGCCGTGGCCGCGTTCTGGAGCAGGACCCAGAAACCGGCATGGCGCGGGTGCTGGCCGGCACTCATGTGGATATCGATGCGCTCAAGCGCGTCGAGGCCGAATTGCGCGCGGCAACGCTGCAGGCCCAGGCTGCCAGTGAAGCGAAGGGACGCCTGCTCTCGGGTATCAGCCACGAGTTGCGCACGCCGCTCAATGCGATCCTCGGCTTCGCCCAGCTGATGCGCATGGACTGTGATGACAGCAGTCAGTCCGAAGCGGCCGAGTACCTTGATGAAATCCTTCTGGCCAGCCGTCATCTCAACCAGCTGCTGGGCGAGATCCTCGAATGGTCCAGTCTGCAGAAAGAGCGCCCACAGCTGGAACTGCAGCCGGTGGATGTGTGCAGCCTGATGCGCGAATGCGCCGAGCTGATCGCGCTGGAAGTGCAGCAGCGGGGCCTGCAACTCGATCTGAGCCTGCCGGACGACGGCCTGCTGGTGCTCGCCGAACCGCGGCGCCTGCGCCAGGTGCTGCTGAACTTGCTGTCCAACGCGATGAAATACAACGTACCCAACGGCCACATCAGCCTGCGCGCCGAAACCAGCCCCGGTCATGTGCGCATCCTGGTCGAGGACACCGGCCTGGGCATCGATCAGGCGCAGCAGGCGCAGGTGTTCGAGCCGTTCCAGCGGCTCGGGCGCGAGAACAGCATGATCCAGGGCACCGGTATCGGTCTGTCGCTGTGCCTGGAGTTCGCCCGGCTGATGAACGGTCAGCTGGGGCTGCACAGCGAACCGGGCGTGGGCAGCCGTTTCTGGATCGAGCTGCCGCGGGTGGCGCCACTGCAACCGCAGTAG
- a CDS encoding LysR substrate-binding domain-containing protein codes for MNLETKWLEDFIALAATRSFSQAAQRRFVTQPAFSRRIRSLEEALGLQLINRSRTPIELTEAGQLFLVSARNMVEQLGEVVRHLHHVEGQQGEVLQISAAHSLALGFFPAWIAGLRHEGLNLATRLIATNVGEAVHVLREGGCDLILAYYDPDAALQLDPELFPSLHLGRTEMLPVCAAGADGVPLYDVDSGQTVPLLAYSAGAFLGRSVNLLLRQRALRSTTVYETAMADSLKSMALQGLGIAWVPRLSVEPELQRGELAVCGSEQWRVPLEIRLYRCSLMRKGAVRLLWRRLENRAAEAQRQAGEAAG; via the coding sequence TTGAATCTGGAAACCAAGTGGCTGGAGGACTTCATCGCCCTGGCAGCGACCCGCAGCTTCTCCCAGGCCGCGCAACGCCGCTTCGTCACCCAGCCTGCCTTCAGCCGGCGGATCCGTTCGCTGGAAGAGGCTCTCGGTCTGCAGTTGATCAATCGTTCGCGCACGCCGATCGAGCTGACCGAGGCCGGTCAGCTGTTTCTTGTCAGTGCGCGCAACATGGTCGAACAGCTCGGCGAAGTGGTGCGCCATCTGCACCACGTCGAGGGCCAGCAGGGCGAGGTGCTGCAGATTTCCGCCGCGCACTCACTGGCGCTGGGCTTCTTCCCCGCCTGGATCGCCGGGCTGCGCCACGAAGGACTGAACCTCGCCACCCGGCTGATCGCCACCAACGTCGGCGAAGCCGTGCATGTGCTGCGCGAAGGTGGCTGCGACCTGATCCTCGCCTACTACGACCCGGACGCCGCGCTGCAGCTCGACCCGGAGCTGTTTCCCTCGCTGCACCTGGGCCGCACCGAGATGCTGCCGGTTTGCGCGGCGGGTGCCGACGGCGTCCCGCTGTACGACGTCGACAGCGGGCAGACGGTGCCGCTGCTGGCCTACAGCGCCGGCGCCTTTCTCGGTCGTTCGGTGAACCTGCTGCTGCGCCAGCGCGCGCTGCGTTCGACCACCGTTTACGAGACGGCCATGGCCGACAGCCTGAAAAGCATGGCGCTGCAGGGGCTGGGCATTGCCTGGGTGCCGCGGCTCAGTGTCGAACCCGAACTGCAGCGCGGCGAGCTGGCGGTCTGCGGTAGCGAGCAATGGCGCGTGCCACTGGAGATCCGCCTGTATCGCTGCTCGCTGATGCGCAAGGGCGCGGTGCGATTGCTCTGGCGAAGGTTGGAAAACCGTGCCGCGGAAGCCCAGCGACAGGCGGGCGAAGCGGCGGGTTAA